One window of Streptococcus suis genomic DNA carries:
- a CDS encoding PrsW family intramembrane metalloprotease has product MKHLWNTYKSQFALILASFGFVKGCQIIFEELAKPNGMEAKYPLFLLTISVAALYIIPLVYLIRYLENRYAISKKVSHLSWILGLTAGVAFSDYGHTAIGYFLLEIVKVSDDFRYDWGAAVSGPFAEEFGKALVVVLVLLIARKMTLKHALVSGIIAGLSFQIVEDIMFTFRDMFIGKLDGFETIIGRVGQAGWTHWVFTMLFAIGMVALFTKQAAISKVQGLFWIAASIGLHFFFNSPLHTGILTTLLPMASVLLGLLAYRTVDQLPE; this is encoded by the coding sequence ATGAAACACCTATGGAATACCTATAAAAGTCAGTTTGCCCTTATTCTCGCCAGCTTTGGCTTTGTAAAAGGCTGTCAGATTATCTTTGAAGAATTGGCCAAACCAAATGGCATGGAAGCCAAGTATCCCTTGTTTTTACTAACTATCTCTGTTGCTGCCCTTTATATCATTCCCCTGGTCTATTTAATCCGCTACTTGGAAAACCGCTATGCTATTTCCAAAAAAGTCAGTCATTTAAGTTGGATTTTGGGCCTGACTGCCGGAGTAGCTTTTTCAGACTATGGACACACAGCTATTGGCTACTTTTTGCTGGAGATTGTCAAGGTCAGCGATGATTTTCGTTATGACTGGGGGGCTGCTGTTTCTGGCCCGTTTGCAGAAGAATTTGGCAAGGCTCTGGTTGTTGTCTTAGTTTTACTAATTGCAAGAAAAATGACTCTCAAACATGCCTTGGTCAGTGGTATCATAGCTGGTCTTAGTTTCCAAATCGTTGAAGATATCATGTTCACCTTCCGTGATATGTTTATTGGTAAACTAGATGGGTTTGAGACCATTATCGGTCGTGTTGGACAGGCTGGTTGGACCCACTGGGTATTTACCATGCTCTTTGCTATTGGCATGGTGGCACTTTTTACCAAACAAGCAGCTATATCAAAAGTTCAAGGTCTATTTTGGATTGCAGCGAGTATCGGTCTGCACTTCTTCTTCAACTCCCCATTGCATACGGGTATTTTGACAACCCTGCTTCCGATGGCTAGTGTCTTGCTGGGACTTCTTGCCTATCGAACAGTTGATCAACTACCAGAGTAA
- a CDS encoding DUF1836 domain-containing protein: MYTRLNKNESDHQLPYWEDLPEIDLYLDQVLLYVHQATQFSPSKEDKGLTASMVNNYVKHKHLEKPIKKKYQKHQLARLIALTCLKNVFSIQEISQTLNILQSHYSSDRLYNYFVDCMNENEMETAPEIIRYACQTLKLYHKTHQLALELERG; this comes from the coding sequence ATGTATACTAGATTAAACAAAAACGAAAGCGATCATCAATTGCCCTATTGGGAAGACTTGCCAGAGATTGATTTGTATCTAGATCAGGTCTTGCTCTATGTCCATCAGGCTACGCAGTTTTCACCGTCTAAGGAGGACAAGGGGCTGACTGCATCTATGGTGAACAATTATGTCAAACACAAGCATTTGGAAAAGCCTATCAAAAAGAAATACCAGAAACACCAATTGGCTCGACTGATTGCGCTGACTTGTTTGAAGAATGTATTTTCCATCCAAGAAATCAGCCAGACCCTGAATATCTTACAGTCCCACTACTCTTCAGATAGGCTCTACAATTATTTTGTGGATTGTATGAATGAAAATGAGATGGAGACAGCTCCTGAAATCATTCGTTATGCTTGCCAGACCTTGAAACTCTACCACAAGACGCATCAGCTGGCTTTAGAATTAGAAAGAGGCTAG
- a CDS encoding hemolysin III family protein: MDYKMKLSIPLTFGEEVANSVTHAIGALLMLALLPITAVHAFKDYNVTAVVGMSIFVSSLFLMFLSSSIYHSMPYTSIHKYVLRMIDHSMIYIAIAGSYTPVALSLVGGWLGYLIISLQWGITIFGILYKIFAKEINEKFSLALYLIMGWLIIFILPAIFQQTNLTFGLLMLAGGLSYSIGALFYAKKRPYFHMIWHLFILLASALQYIAIVYFMLY; the protein is encoded by the coding sequence ATGGATTACAAAATGAAACTCAGTATTCCCCTAACATTCGGCGAAGAAGTCGCTAACAGCGTCACGCATGCTATTGGTGCCCTTCTGATGCTGGCTCTACTGCCCATTACCGCTGTGCATGCCTTTAAGGATTACAATGTCACTGCTGTGGTTGGAATGTCCATTTTTGTCAGCAGTCTGTTCCTGATGTTCCTCTCTTCTTCTATCTATCATTCCATGCCCTATACTTCGATCCATAAGTATGTTTTGCGGATGATTGACCATAGTATGATTTACATCGCCATTGCGGGCAGCTATACACCTGTTGCTCTCTCCTTAGTCGGTGGTTGGTTGGGCTATCTGATTATCAGCTTACAGTGGGGCATTACGATTTTCGGCATTCTCTACAAAATATTTGCCAAAGAAATCAATGAAAAATTTAGTTTGGCACTCTATCTGATTATGGGCTGGCTCATCATTTTTATCCTGCCGGCCATTTTCCAACAGACAAATCTGACTTTCGGGCTCCTCATGTTGGCAGGGGGATTGTCTTATTCAATCGGTGCTCTCTTTTATGCCAAGAAACGACCCTATTTTCACATGATTTGGCACTTGTTTATTCTCCTAGCCTCAGCCCTGCAGTATATCGCCATTGTCTATTTTATGTTATACTAG
- a CDS encoding rhodanese-like domain-containing protein → MFKQILSGIFSSSESLTVAELPQALQEPNTILLDVREVNEFNSGHIAQAINSPLSQLENFKGDKTKQYLVICQSGMRSQRATEYLTSLGYHALNVRGGMNAWNGPIKGDQ, encoded by the coding sequence ATGTTTAAACAAATCTTATCAGGAATCTTTTCATCTTCCGAGAGTCTTACTGTGGCAGAACTGCCACAAGCCTTACAAGAGCCCAATACTATATTATTGGATGTCAGAGAAGTCAATGAATTTAATTCTGGACATATTGCACAAGCAATCAATAGCCCACTGAGTCAACTTGAAAACTTCAAAGGCGATAAAACGAAACAGTATCTCGTCATTTGTCAATCAGGCATGCGCAGTCAACGAGCTACTGAGTATTTGACTAGTCTTGGATACCATGCACTGAATGTTCGTGGCGGAATGAATGCCTGGAACGGTCCTATCAAAGGAGATCAATAA
- a CDS encoding metal-sensitive transcriptional regulator, protein MKTDKKDMMNRLKRAEGQLRGIQKMVEEEQECIDIVTQLSAVRSSINSMMGIAIAQKVQSCIEHPSDDPEEQERRLQEAIKLIIKK, encoded by the coding sequence ATGAAGACAGATAAAAAAGATATGATGAACCGATTAAAACGCGCAGAAGGTCAACTTCGCGGTATTCAAAAAATGGTTGAAGAAGAACAAGAATGTATAGATATTGTAACGCAGCTTAGTGCAGTCCGATCCAGTATTAATAGCATGATGGGAATTGCCATTGCACAAAAAGTTCAATCCTGTATTGAACATCCTTCTGATGACCCAGAGGAGCAAGAGAGACGATTGCAAGAGGCAATCAAATTGATTATTAAAAAATAG
- the topA gene encoding type I DNA topoisomerase has translation MATKTVSKKKTANKKNLVIVESPAKAKTIEKYLGKNYKVVASVGHIRDLKKSSMSIDFDNNYAPEYINIRGKGPLINSLKKEAKNAKQVYLASDPDREGEAISWHLAHILGLDEQDKNRVVFNEITKDAVKNAFKEPRAINHDLVDAQQARRVLDRIVGYSISPILWKKVKKGLSAGRVQSVALKLIIDRENEINNFKPEEYWTIDATFKKGTKKFQASFYGVDGKKVKIENNDQVKEVLDRLKGDDFLVEQVERKERRRNAPLPYTTSTMQMDAANKINFRTRKTMMIAQQLYEGVSLGTGGTQGLITYMRTDSTRISPVAQEQAAAFITERFGQNYSKHGSKFKNASGAQDAHEAIRPSNVNLTPESIAKYLDKDQLRLYTLIWNRFVASQMAAAVFDTMSVRLEKNGVLFAANGSQVKFDGYMAVYNDSDKNKMLPDMEQGDTVTRTATNPEQHFTQPPARYSEATLIKTLEENGVGRPSTYAPTIETIQKRYYVKLAAKRFEPTELGEIVNKLIVEFFPDIVNVKFTAEMEQKLDDVEVGKEQWQKIIDSFYQPFKIELTKAEEQMEKIQIKDEPAGFDCDVCGHPMVIKLGRFGKFYACSNFPDCRNTKQITKEIGVTCPVCHQGQVIERKSKRNRLFYGCDRYPECEFTSWDKPVGRACPKCDHYLVEKKVRGGGKQVVCPNGDYEEEKIK, from the coding sequence ATGGCTACAAAAACAGTTAGTAAGAAAAAAACAGCGAACAAGAAAAATTTGGTTATCGTAGAGTCGCCTGCCAAGGCCAAGACCATTGAGAAATATCTTGGTAAAAATTACAAGGTAGTTGCCTCGGTCGGACATATCCGTGATTTGAAAAAATCCAGCATGTCCATTGACTTTGACAATAACTACGCACCAGAATACATCAATATTCGTGGTAAAGGGCCGCTCATCAATTCTTTGAAAAAAGAGGCCAAGAATGCCAAACAAGTCTATCTGGCGAGTGACCCGGACCGGGAAGGAGAGGCGATTTCCTGGCATTTGGCCCACATTTTGGGCTTGGATGAGCAGGACAAAAACCGTGTGGTATTTAATGAAATCACCAAGGATGCGGTAAAAAATGCCTTCAAGGAGCCGCGTGCTATCAACCATGACTTGGTCGATGCCCAGCAGGCCCGTCGGGTCTTGGACCGTATCGTAGGGTATTCGATTTCGCCAATCTTATGGAAAAAGGTCAAGAAAGGCTTGTCGGCAGGGCGCGTGCAATCCGTTGCCCTCAAGCTCATCATTGACCGAGAAAATGAAATCAACAATTTCAAGCCGGAAGAATACTGGACCATTGACGCTACCTTCAAAAAAGGAACGAAAAAATTCCAGGCATCATTTTATGGAGTGGACGGCAAGAAAGTCAAAATCGAAAACAATGACCAAGTCAAGGAAGTCTTGGATAGGCTAAAGGGTGATGATTTCTTGGTGGAGCAAGTCGAACGCAAGGAGCGGAGACGCAATGCGCCATTACCGTACACCACTTCCACCATGCAAATGGATGCGGCCAATAAAATCAATTTCCGTACGCGGAAGACCATGATGATTGCCCAGCAGCTTTATGAAGGGGTCAGTCTTGGAACAGGCGGCACGCAGGGTCTTATTACCTACATGCGTACCGATTCGACGCGGATTAGTCCAGTGGCTCAGGAGCAGGCTGCTGCCTTTATCACAGAGCGGTTTGGTCAAAACTATTCTAAGCATGGCAGCAAGTTCAAAAATGCCAGTGGTGCCCAAGATGCCCACGAGGCTATTCGTCCGTCCAATGTCAATCTGACCCCAGAATCCATTGCCAAATATCTGGATAAGGACCAGCTCCGTCTTTATACACTGATTTGGAATCGTTTTGTAGCCAGCCAAATGGCTGCGGCTGTATTTGACACCATGAGCGTTCGTCTAGAGAAAAATGGTGTTCTCTTTGCGGCTAATGGTAGCCAAGTCAAGTTTGACGGTTATATGGCGGTTTACAACGACTCAGACAAGAATAAAATGTTGCCGGATATGGAGCAAGGTGATACGGTTACTCGGACCGCTACCAATCCTGAGCAGCACTTTACGCAGCCGCCAGCTCGCTATTCTGAGGCGACACTAATCAAGACCTTGGAAGAAAATGGTGTTGGTCGTCCATCTACCTATGCACCGACCATTGAGACCATCCAAAAACGCTATTATGTTAAACTGGCTGCCAAGCGATTTGAGCCGACAGAGCTGGGCGAGATTGTCAATAAATTGATTGTTGAATTTTTCCCAGACATCGTCAACGTCAAATTTACAGCCGAAATGGAGCAGAAATTGGACGACGTTGAGGTTGGAAAAGAGCAGTGGCAGAAGATTATCGATAGCTTCTACCAGCCTTTCAAGATTGAGTTGACCAAGGCTGAGGAGCAAATGGAGAAAATCCAAATCAAGGATGAGCCTGCCGGATTTGACTGTGACGTTTGTGGTCATCCCATGGTCATCAAACTGGGGCGATTTGGTAAATTCTACGCATGTAGCAATTTCCCAGATTGCCGCAATACCAAGCAAATCACCAAGGAAATCGGCGTGACCTGTCCAGTCTGTCATCAGGGTCAGGTCATTGAGCGCAAGAGCAAACGCAATCGTCTTTTCTACGGATGTGACCGTTATCCAGAATGTGAATTTACATCTTGGGATAAGCCGGTCGGTCGTGCCTGTCCAAAATGTGACCATTATCTGGTTGAGAAGAAGGTTCGTGGTGGTGGCAAGCAAGTCGTCTGCCCGAACGGTGATTATGAAGAAGAAAAGATTAAGTAA
- the dprA gene encoding DNA-processing protein DprA encodes MNNFDIFKLKKAGLTNLNIHKILVYQEKFDKKLSLRNMAVVSECKNPILFMENYKNLDIKACREEFNRFPSFSILDDIYPLALKEIYNPPVLLFYQGDLDLLDKPKLGVVGTRNASKNGIQSVQKIIKELQNRYVIVSGLARGIDTAAHIASLKNGGQTIAVIGTGLDVSYPKENKDLQSYIGKHHLVLTEYGPGEQPLKFHFPERNRIIAGLVGGLVVCEAKMRSGSLITCERALEEGREIFAIPGSILDGKSDGCHHLIQEGAKCVTSGLDIISDYQF; translated from the coding sequence ATGAATAATTTTGATATTTTTAAGTTGAAAAAGGCTGGGCTGACCAATCTCAATATTCACAAAATCTTGGTTTACCAAGAAAAGTTTGATAAAAAGCTATCCTTGCGCAACATGGCTGTCGTCTCTGAATGCAAAAATCCCATTCTCTTTATGGAAAATTATAAAAATTTGGACATCAAGGCCTGCCGTGAGGAGTTTAATCGCTTTCCATCCTTTTCGATTTTGGATGACATTTATCCCTTGGCCCTCAAGGAAATTTACAATCCGCCAGTCTTGCTCTTTTACCAAGGAGACCTTGACTTGCTAGATAAACCAAAGTTGGGCGTGGTTGGTACGCGAAATGCCAGTAAAAACGGCATCCAGTCAGTCCAGAAGATTATTAAGGAACTTCAGAATCGCTATGTCATTGTCAGCGGCCTGGCGCGTGGAATTGACACTGCGGCCCATATCGCCAGCCTAAAAAATGGTGGACAGACCATTGCGGTCATCGGTACAGGCTTGGATGTGTCGTATCCCAAGGAAAATAAAGATTTGCAGTCCTATATAGGCAAGCATCATCTGGTCTTAACAGAGTACGGGCCTGGTGAACAGCCGCTCAAGTTTCATTTCCCAGAGCGTAATAGGATTATCGCTGGTTTGGTCGGCGGACTGGTGGTCTGCGAGGCAAAAATGCGGTCGGGTAGCCTGATTACTTGTGAGCGTGCCCTGGAAGAAGGGCGGGAAATATTTGCCATTCCAGGCTCCATTTTAGACGGAAAATCTGACGGATGTCATCATTTGATTCAAGAGGGCGCAAAGTGCGTCACATCGGGCTTGGACATCATTTCTGACTATCAATTTTAA
- a CDS encoding O-acetylhomoserine aminocarboxypropyltransferase/cysteine synthase: MTREFSFETLQLHAGQEVDAASKSRAVPIYQTTSYVFDDAQEAEDLFALRKLGNIYTRITNPTVATFENRIAALEGGVGALATSSGMAAITYTILALAHAGDHIVAATTLYGGTFNLFKETLPRYGITTTFVDIDDFEAVEAAIQDNTKLVFIETLGNPVINVPDLEKLADIAHRNQIPLVSDNTFATPYLINVFSHGVDIAVHSATKFIGGHGTTIGGVIVDSGKFDWAVSGKFPQFVEEDPSYHNISYTRDLGAAAFIVAVRVQLLRDTGAALAPFNAFLLLQGLETLSLRVERHVSNAEKVVDFLLNHPKVESVNYPSLDNSPYKALADKYLPKGVGSIFSFQVKGGAEEARKVIDSLEIFSNLANVADAKSLVVHPATTTHAQLPEEAQLAAGVTPNQIRLSIGLENVNDLIEDLKIALDSLS, translated from the coding sequence ATGACTAGAGAATTTTCGTTTGAGACCTTGCAATTGCATGCGGGACAGGAAGTAGATGCGGCTTCAAAATCTCGTGCTGTACCAATCTATCAAACAACCTCTTATGTATTTGATGATGCCCAGGAGGCGGAAGACTTATTTGCTCTTCGCAAATTGGGAAATATCTATACTCGAATTACTAACCCTACAGTAGCAACCTTTGAGAATCGGATTGCAGCGCTAGAAGGTGGTGTTGGAGCTCTGGCTACTTCATCTGGTATGGCGGCTATCACCTATACTATATTAGCTTTGGCTCATGCCGGTGATCATATCGTAGCAGCAACAACTCTCTATGGTGGTACCTTTAATCTTTTCAAAGAAACTTTGCCACGCTATGGAATCACAACCACCTTTGTTGATATTGATGACTTCGAGGCAGTAGAAGCAGCGATTCAAGATAACACCAAACTAGTTTTTATTGAGACCTTGGGTAATCCGGTTATCAATGTTCCTGACCTTGAAAAATTGGCGGACATTGCACATAGAAATCAGATTCCATTGGTATCGGATAATACGTTTGCAACGCCTTATCTCATCAATGTCTTCTCACATGGTGTAGATATTGCAGTACATTCAGCGACTAAATTTATCGGTGGACATGGTACAACAATTGGTGGTGTCATTGTTGACTCTGGTAAATTTGACTGGGCAGTATCTGGGAAGTTCCCGCAATTTGTTGAGGAAGATCCTAGCTATCACAATATCAGCTATACCCGTGATTTGGGTGCAGCAGCCTTCATTGTGGCGGTTCGTGTTCAATTGCTCCGTGACACGGGTGCAGCCCTAGCTCCATTCAACGCCTTCTTGTTGTTGCAAGGGTTAGAAACTCTTTCTCTTCGCGTTGAGCGTCATGTGTCCAATGCAGAAAAAGTCGTTGATTTCTTGCTCAATCATCCTAAGGTAGAATCCGTCAATTATCCTTCGCTGGACAATAGCCCTTACAAGGCACTGGCGGATAAGTATTTGCCAAAAGGAGTGGGGTCCATCTTCTCCTTCCAGGTAAAAGGCGGAGCCGAAGAAGCGCGTAAAGTCATTGATAGTTTGGAAATATTCTCTAATTTGGCGAACGTTGCTGATGCTAAATCTTTGGTGGTCCACCCAGCTACTACCACACATGCTCAATTGCCAGAAGAAGCTCAGCTCGCAGCAGGTGTCACGCCAAATCAAATCCGTCTTTCAATTGGTCTCGAGAATGTAAACGACTTGATTGAAGACTTGAAGATAGCCCTAGACAGCTTATCATAA
- the mnmE gene encoding tRNA uridine-5-carboxymethylaminomethyl(34) synthesis GTPase MnmE, translating to MITKEFDTITAISTPLGEGAIGIVRLSGTEAFAIASKVFKGKDLGSVASHTLNYGHIIDPDTDQVLDEVMVGAMRSPRTFTREDVIEINTHGGIAVTNEILQLLIRQGARMAEPGEFTKRAFLNGRVDLTQAEAVMDVIRAKTDKAMHNAVRQLDGSLSQLINDTRQEILNTLAQVEVNIDYPEYDDVEEATTELVREKTLQFQALLENLLRTARRGKILREGIATAIIGRPNVGKSSLLNNLLREEKAIVTDIAGTTRDVIEEYVNIKGVPLKLIDTAGIRETDDIVEKIGVERSKKALEEADLILLVLNASEHLTEQDRNLLAISDLANRIVLLNKTDLEEQIEADQLPEEVIRISVLKNQNIDQIEEKINQLFFENAGLVEQDATYLSNSRHISLIEQAVQSLQAVNDGLEMGMPVDLLQVDLTRCWQILGEITGDAAPDELITQLFSQFCLGK from the coding sequence ATGATTACCAAAGAATTTGACACCATTACCGCCATATCGACTCCCTTGGGTGAGGGCGCTATCGGCATTGTCCGCCTATCAGGAACCGAAGCTTTTGCTATCGCCAGCAAGGTTTTCAAGGGCAAGGACTTAGGCTCCGTTGCCAGCCACACCCTCAACTACGGCCACATCATCGACCCTGATACTGACCAGGTCTTGGATGAGGTCATGGTTGGCGCTATGCGTTCTCCCCGCACCTTCACGCGCGAAGATGTCATTGAAATTAATACCCACGGAGGCATCGCCGTTACCAACGAAATTCTCCAGCTCCTGATTCGCCAAGGTGCTCGGATGGCTGAGCCGGGTGAATTTACCAAGCGTGCCTTTCTCAACGGTCGTGTGGATTTGACCCAGGCCGAAGCCGTCATGGATGTTATCCGCGCCAAGACCGACAAGGCCATGCACAATGCCGTACGCCAGCTTGACGGCTCCCTTTCCCAGCTCATCAACGACACCCGCCAGGAGATTCTCAACACACTGGCTCAGGTCGAGGTCAACATCGACTACCCTGAGTACGACGACGTGGAGGAGGCGACGACAGAGCTGGTCCGTGAGAAGACCCTCCAGTTCCAAGCTCTTCTAGAAAATCTCCTCCGCACTGCCCGCCGTGGAAAAATCCTGCGTGAAGGCATCGCAACCGCCATTATTGGTCGTCCCAATGTGGGAAAATCCAGCCTGCTCAATAACCTCCTCCGCGAGGAAAAAGCCATCGTTACAGACATCGCAGGAACAACCCGCGACGTTATCGAAGAATACGTCAACATCAAAGGCGTCCCCCTCAAGCTGATTGATACCGCTGGTATCCGTGAAACAGATGACATCGTTGAAAAAATCGGTGTGGAACGCTCCAAAAAAGCCCTTGAGGAGGCCGACCTCATCCTGCTAGTCCTCAACGCATCCGAACACCTGACCGAGCAAGATCGCAACCTACTAGCCATTTCCGATTTGGCCAACCGTATTGTCCTGCTCAACAAGACCGACTTGGAAGAACAGATTGAAGCAGACCAGCTGCCTGAGGAGGTCATCCGCATTTCCGTCTTAAAAAACCAGAACATCGACCAGATTGAAGAAAAAATCAACCAGCTCTTCTTTGAAAATGCTGGTCTGGTAGAGCAAGATGCCACCTACCTCTCCAATTCTCGCCACATTTCCTTGATTGAACAAGCCGTCCAAAGCCTGCAAGCTGTCAATGACGGACTGGAAATGGGTATGCCTGTCGACTTGTTACAGGTTGACCTGACCCGCTGTTGGCAAATATTGGGAGAAATCACAGGCGATGCCGCTCCAGACGAACTCATCACCCAGCTCTTTAGCCAATTCTGTCTTGGAAAATAA
- a CDS encoding FAD-dependent oxidoreductase gives MKILIIGGVAGGMSAATRLRRLMEDAEIIVFEKGPYVSFANCGLPYHVSGEIADQSSLLLQTPESLQERFNLDVRPFHEVINIHPDKQTVTVQTPNGQVEETYDKLIVSPGAKPFIPTLEGIENATNLFTLRNVPDLEKIMTQLKKVENGKAVVIGAGFIGLEMAENLTLKGLDVTLIEQAPHVLPPLDEEMASFIEAELISKGIRVLTGQSVTGFSHNGQVLSLANGETISSDLTILSVGVQPDSTLAADAGIAVGLRGGILVDENYQTNLPNIYAVGDAIVVKQEITGQDALISLASPANRQGRQVADVIAGLKRINKGSIGTAIVKIFDLVAASTGLNERAVQTLGFNHAVVHTTGKDHAGYYPGATDIVLKLIFSPVDGKIYGAQAVGQKGVDKRIDVIATAIKAGLTIFDLPELELTYAPPFGSAKDPVNMIGYAALNIAEGLSENIQWHQLELELENGAILLDVRNHNEVRKGHFKDYIHIPLDQLRDRMNELDKNERYIVSCHSGLRSYIAERLLKQHGFDVKNLDGAYSLYKMVRPNAILN, from the coding sequence ATGAAAATTCTAATTATTGGTGGTGTTGCGGGAGGAATGTCCGCTGCTACTCGTCTCCGTCGTCTGATGGAGGATGCCGAAATTATCGTATTTGAAAAAGGTCCATACGTCTCCTTCGCTAATTGCGGACTTCCCTATCACGTTTCTGGAGAAATTGCAGATCAAAGCAGTCTATTACTCCAAACACCAGAAAGTTTACAAGAGCGATTTAATCTGGATGTTCGGCCTTTTCACGAAGTCATTAACATCCACCCTGACAAACAAACTGTCACTGTCCAAACTCCAAATGGGCAGGTCGAAGAAACTTATGATAAATTGATTGTATCGCCAGGGGCAAAGCCCTTTATTCCTACCCTAGAGGGTATAGAAAATGCAACCAATTTGTTTACTTTGCGAAATGTACCTGATTTGGAAAAAATCATGACACAACTGAAGAAAGTAGAAAATGGGAAAGCAGTTGTCATCGGTGCTGGTTTTATTGGTTTGGAAATGGCTGAAAATTTAACACTCAAGGGACTGGACGTCACACTGATTGAACAAGCTCCTCATGTCTTGCCGCCTTTGGATGAAGAAATGGCTAGCTTTATTGAGGCTGAACTAATATCGAAAGGAATTCGTGTCCTCACGGGTCAGTCTGTGACAGGTTTCAGCCACAATGGACAAGTATTATCTTTAGCAAATGGGGAAACAATTTCTTCTGACTTGACAATCTTATCTGTCGGGGTACAGCCAGATTCAACATTAGCTGCTGATGCAGGAATCGCAGTGGGACTTCGCGGTGGTATTTTGGTTGATGAAAATTATCAGACCAATCTACCAAATATTTATGCGGTAGGTGATGCTATCGTGGTTAAGCAAGAGATAACCGGGCAAGACGCTTTGATTTCTCTAGCCTCTCCTGCCAATCGACAAGGTAGACAGGTTGCTGATGTCATTGCTGGTTTAAAACGTATCAATAAAGGGTCTATCGGGACAGCCATCGTTAAAATATTTGACCTAGTCGCAGCCTCCACTGGTCTAAACGAACGAGCGGTTCAGACGCTTGGATTTAACCATGCGGTCGTACATACAACAGGCAAGGATCATGCCGGTTACTATCCGGGTGCAACCGATATTGTCCTCAAGTTGATTTTTTCACCAGTTGATGGCAAAATTTATGGGGCGCAGGCTGTTGGCCAAAAAGGGGTTGATAAACGCATTGATGTCATTGCGACAGCTATTAAGGCTGGTTTGACAATTTTTGATTTACCAGAACTTGAATTGACCTACGCACCTCCATTTGGCTCGGCTAAAGATCCGGTCAACATGATTGGCTACGCAGCCCTCAATATCGCAGAAGGATTGAGTGAGAATATCCAGTGGCATCAATTGGAGCTAGAGTTGGAAAATGGTGCTATTTTATTGGATGTCCGGAATCATAATGAAGTGCGAAAAGGTCATTTTAAAGATTATATACATATTCCACTCGATCAACTCCGTGACCGAATGAATGAATTAGATAAAAATGAGCGCTACATCGTAAGCTGTCATAGCGGTCTCCGTTCTTATATTGCTGAACGTTTGTTAAAACAACATGGTTTCGATGTAAAGAACTTAGACGGTGCCTATTCTCTCTATAAAATGGTGCGACCTAACGCTATCTTAAACTAG
- a CDS encoding XRE family transcriptional regulator, with the protein MILGDILKNYRTNEKLSMDKFAEISGLTKGYISMLEKNQHPKTKKPLLPTMETLEKIAIGMGIPVHELIAQLDQDQDIALTLTPGQFAQFHYKMSNQVQELDQILVGDYRDKWIHFGFEQVANMADSDAPSGEVIKLSDYLETVQLPVQGKVSAGSGYWQDSDFDNLVTFSTDTIPTPQEYDAIAEVVGDSMAPYIANGDYLFIRLSHQVELNTVGIFSVNGENFVKKNKGTYLESLNPDYDDILLSEDDDIRPIGQLVQIYSPE; encoded by the coding sequence ATGATTCTAGGTGACATTTTAAAAAACTACCGGACAAACGAAAAACTATCAATGGATAAATTTGCGGAAATATCCGGCCTAACCAAGGGTTACATTTCTATGCTGGAAAAAAATCAGCATCCAAAGACTAAGAAGCCCCTTCTACCAACCATGGAAACTCTGGAAAAGATTGCGATTGGGATGGGCATCCCAGTGCATGAACTGATTGCCCAATTGGACCAGGACCAGGATATTGCCCTGACCCTGACACCTGGACAATTTGCCCAATTCCATTACAAAATGTCAAATCAGGTGCAAGAACTAGACCAAATATTGGTAGGTGACTACCGTGATAAATGGATTCACTTTGGCTTTGAGCAGGTAGCTAACATGGCAGATTCAGATGCACCGTCAGGCGAGGTTATCAAGCTGTCTGACTACTTAGAGACCGTCCAACTTCCTGTCCAAGGCAAGGTGTCTGCTGGTAGCGGTTATTGGCAGGACAGCGACTTTGATAACCTAGTCACTTTTTCTACTGATACTATTCCTACTCCACAGGAGTACGATGCTATTGCTGAGGTGGTCGGAGATTCAATGGCGCCCTACATTGCCAACGGTGACTATCTCTTTATCCGTCTCTCTCACCAAGTCGAGCTCAATACTGTAGGAATTTTTTCGGTCAACGGCGAAAATTTTGTCAAAAAAAATAAGGGAACCTATCTCGAATCCCTTAATCCCGACTATGATGATATCCTCTTGTCTGAGGACGACGACATCAGACCAATTGGTCAACTCGTCCAAATTTATTCTCCTGAATAA